Proteins from a single region of Bos javanicus breed banteng chromosome 7, ARS-OSU_banteng_1.0, whole genome shotgun sequence:
- the LOC133252105 gene encoding olfactory receptor 14A16-like produces MDNFTSRSTFFLMGFSDIREIQIFHAVLFLLIYLEALLGNLLIIMLTTKDHCLHMPMYFFLKNLSFLDVGLISIPVPKSIINSLTNDNTISFLGCVSQVFFFFLLATTEVVLLTVMSYDCYIAICHPLRYDIIMSHGACVRMAASSWLSGSLNAILHTAFTFSTPMCGSPEVHQFFCDVPQLLSLAFSFNIGELVVTGLSLVLDFGCFVFIDISYIHIFSTVLRIPSREGRSKAFSTCLPHLIVVTLFLSSGYFAYLRPLPKSPSLWDLLISVFYTVVPPTMNPLIYSLRNKDMKMALRKLKITGNFQSN; encoded by the coding sequence ATGGACAACTTTACCTCTAGGAGTACATTTTTTCTAATGGGATTCAGTGATATTCGGGAGATCCAGATCTTTCATGCTGTGCTCTTTTTGCTAATTTACCTGGAAGCCTTGCTTGGGAATCTTCTTATCATCATGCTCACCACCAAGGATCATTGCCTCCACATGCCAATGTACTTCTTCCTGAAGAACTTATCCTTTCTGGATGTTGGCCTCATTTCCATCCCTGTCCCCAAATCTATCATCAACTCTCTGACCAATGACAACACTATTTCATTCCTTGGATGTGTTTCacaggtgtttttctttttcctcttagcCACTACAGAAGTAGTGCTACTCACAGTCATGTCCTATGACTGCTATATTGCCATCTGCCACCCACTCAGGTATGACATTATCATGAGCCATGGAGCCTGTGTGCGGATGGCTGCCTCTTCATGGCTCAGTGGAAGTCTCAACGCAATTCTGCACACAGCTTTTACCTTTTCCACACCTATGTGTGGATCTCCTGAAGttcatcagttcttctgtgatgTCCCACAACTGCTCTCTCTGGCTTTTTCGTTTAACATTGGGGAACTAGTAGTCACTGGGCTCAGCCTAGTGCTAGATTTTGGCTGTTTTGTGTTTATTGATATATCTTACATTCACATCTTCTCCACTGTGCTAAGGATACCCTCCAGAGAAGGCAGATCCAAAGCTTTCTCCACATGCTTGCCACACCTCATTGTTGTGACTTTGTTTCTCTCTTCTGGGTATTTTGCCTACTTACGCCCATTACCTAAATCTCCATCACTTTGGGATTTGTTAATTTCAGTATTCTATACTGTGGTGCCACCCACCATGAACCCCCTTATCTACAGCCTGAGAAATAAGGATATGAAGATGGCactaagaaaactgaaaataactggAAATTTTCAATCAAATTAG